The nucleotide sequence ACACTACTTACATATTAAAAATGCAACGACACGTACACTAAAGTCAAgtgcaattttaatttttctcaTTTAGTTAGAAAGCTGATTGTATTAAGTATTTCAAAATGTTATGATATACATCCTGGTCGAGAGAACACTTGCAACTGAAACCCTAAAAGGCACACAACGTGTCTCAATACCTTTTGTGTCTGTGCTAAATAAAAGGGTGTGGTTATTAATGAATACTCATGTCTGGCACTCCCAAGTTTGCACCTCAATCTGATTTTCCAACCCTTATAACCACTTACTAATTACAAATCAATAATGCCAAATCCTACTATatactaaattaatttttctttagtAATATTGTAACAAAGGTTTCACAATTATAGCACCTATTATATAGAATtaatacttttattattttataataattatatgttaATAAGAGAGTATagacaataaaaataatttatcaaaaaaCACAATGCTATGTTAAACTCACAAATGatacattaatatattatttcataaaacCCACGtattttttgtatattttaaacACTTTTCAATGTACGTGGTCTTTAATAAACAGAAATGtctttaattaatataattggaGTTGTCACACATTGATAATAATGATCAGCATTGAAATGattaacataattttgtttatatagAAATAGTGAAACAAATTGTCTTAATGTCATTCACAGACTACGAACTCCCTGATTTTTTGTAGATTCTATTCATTCTCTGTGGCTTTACTTTaagaactttaatataaaataacattttaatcATGCATTGTCTTGCTGTACACATAACATTTTAGATATATCTACAGCAATGTAGACTTTTCTAAAGAACATTGTACTGTTCAAAGACAATGTGTGGTAAAACTTGAAGATTGAAAGCTCTCGACTCATTATTTTTATGAGTTAGAATCCTCCATTACAAAGAATATTTCTTGCCAGAAGATCAAAAAATTTCTAGCAAATCTATGGGATAAATGAAGACTTTGTCATTTATCCTTTATCAAAACAATATTGGGAATGtaatattacatttacattCATTCCTTCCTAATAAATGTTCGACCCCTGTGAAATATATCGTTTGTAATATACTGACGAAATTTCTTAAGTAGAAAAGAATATAGAAGCAACTTACGTAATTGTTTTCTTTTCAGTACTCTTAGACTGTGATCTTGCCCGATTTAATACCTTCAAAAAGTCTGTTGTTTTGGTACGCATTCTTGAATGAATGTAAACTTTACTACACTTAATATGATAGTGCAAATAATTTCTAAACATGTGTATTAAATCAATGGTATTATCACGAGCTTCTCTATTTGTATGCCGGGGAAATAGTACTATGAAAAAAGCAAATTCATAAATGTGTATTTTATGTTAGTTTCAAAAATGtttatgtatatttttttcataaattcattCCTTTTAAGAGCTTAAAACAGTAATCAACATTTACCAAATGTAATGTATCCAATACAATCTCCAACAGCAGCTTCAGAATCTTGTAATTCTAAAGGTGGCTCACGATGATTAAATAGAACTTGTGGAGCTGTATGACTTGCGCGTCTACCTTCTTTTAATTCTTGTAAAAACAATTTTCCAATAACCATGTCATCTTCGTCTTTAAATATTGTACTGAATACCACTGTTACTCTATCGCTTTTGGCTTCAACATACCTTAATATGAaaattcatataataataaatgttttaCTTGCAAATTTCCATGAAAAAAGGGTTTATGCTTACATTGTTTCTTCATCTCTATATTGGATGACAGCCCTTTTCTGTAATTCTGTACCTGGAGAATTATAATACTCTTCTTGAAATTTAAAGTACTTTTCAAACACACTGGCAAAACAATGTCTCTTTAAAAGTGCAATTTTTTTAACTAATAATTCCCAATCTTCTGGCAAATTTTCCAAATCTATCAATACAGAAACATTGTAGCctacaaatattaataatttcatttagTAATATAGTCGAGTAATTTttacatatacataattatacatttaaCAACTTTCTGAGAAACTGTTTAC is from Megalopta genalis isolate 19385.01 chromosome 12, iyMegGena1_principal, whole genome shotgun sequence and encodes:
- the Arpc2 gene encoding actin-related protein 2/3 complex, subunit 2 translates to MILLEIHNRILEETLTNKIKNTLSGHKPESTDVVIADFDGVLFHISNLSGDKSKIRISILLKFYKQLQEHGADELLIREYGSYLIAPENGYNVSVLIDLENLPEDWELLVKKIALLKRHCFASVFEKYFKFQEEYYNSPGTELQKRAVIQYRDEETMYVEAKSDRVTVVFSTIFKDEDDMVIGKLFLQELKEGRRASHTAPQVLFNHREPPLELQDSEAAVGDCIGYITFVLFPRHTNREARDNTIDLIHMFRNYLHYHIKCSKVYIHSRMRTKTTDFLKVLNRARSQSKSTEKKTITGRTFIRKE